CCGTGACGGCAAGCCAGGTCCGTGAAAAACGGTGGATGGAAATAAGTGGAAAGTGTTTCGCCGGCTTGCTTCGGTGCTAAGACCGGCTTTGTGATGTGTCCCGGTGATATGCGAACGCCTGAGCAGTCATCACCGGACCCTGACCTTGTCCGCTGCTCCCCCTCGCGTGCCCAACCAGGTTCTTGAGTTGGGCGGTCAGGCTGCCGCCCTGTGGCGGCGAGCGTGCGGGAATTAGACATGTTTGACCGCCGAAGTCACAAGCCGACCAGACGGGGTCGTTAGCTGTAGTCGTTTATACGATCAGGGGGCGCTCCGGGTCAGCAGCCGCAAGACTGCCGCACGATTAAGTCCGCGTTCACCTCCCGGCGGTCCTCCGGACGGTAGCTGGGTACGGGGGGATCGCCCCGCCGCTCGGCTTCCAGCTGCCCATCCAGAATGCGGGTCAGTGTCTGCGCGGCCAGAACACCGATCGATTCGCTGTCCTCGTCTACCACCGTCAGCGGCGGATCCAGCAAAGGGGCCCAGGCAAACTCGTCAAAAGCCATGAGTGCCACCTGGGTTGGGACAACAATCTCACGTTGCTTGAGCGCGGTAAGGACACCGTGCAACAGGGGGTTGTTTCCAGCAATGATCGCCCTGGGCAGTGTCCGCCCAGGGGTGTTCAGGTAGCTCGACAACGTCTTGCATGCTGAGTCAGAGTCGTTTTCTGTCTCCAGCACTCGGAGTGCAGCCCCATGCTTCGTGGCAGCTTCCTGGAGCCCGCGCTCCCGTTCAGCCCGTGTGGACCATCGGCCCGGATAAGCCAAAAAGAGCCAGTCCGTATAACCGTGCCGGGCCAGATGCGCCCCCGCCTTCATGCTCGCGGCGTAATTGTCCGTCAAAATGCTCGGCACTTGTGTGGCGTCTTCCGGCGGCGCCGAGTCGACGAAAACCACCGGGATGTCCCAGCTTTCCAAGAGCTTAACGTTTTCGCTGCTTAGCGTCAGGGTCGTGATGATGCCAGCCGTACGCGACTGGATCAAGTCCTGAACGATGGCGTCCTCGACCTCCGGGGTGTAGACGCCTTCCGCGGCAATGTCGGCCACAACGGCATTCCGGCCGGATACCCGCAGGACCCGCTGAACGCCCTTCATAAGATCCAGATAGTAGTAATTCGAAGTACTCGCCGTAATGACCGCGACCGAACTCCGCGATTTCTTGCGCAACTCCTGAGCCGCGCGGTTCGGTACGTAGCCCAGCTCCCGGGCAGCCTTCAGCACGAGCTTGCGGCTGGCAGCCGAAACGTCCGGGCCGTTACTCAAAGCACGTGAAACTGTGTAGGACGATAGGCCCGTGGCTTCGCTAACGTCCCGCAAGGTGGGCTTCTTTGCCATGCCCCGCCTGCTTTCTAATCGTTTAGGTTTAGGTTCCGCATCGATTCACGGCGCGTTACCTAAAGGATTAGGATCAACCATAATGTGATTGCTCGCACACGTCAATAACCCGGAACTGGGAAGGAGCTGAAACACCCCGTTGCCCGATCAGCCCATCGCGGATTGGATCGCCTCGGTACCCCAGGGTGACCCATCTGGCGCTCCGCGTCATCCAGGAAGGCCATGCGGGGCCATGTCAGCCGAGCCTAATGGCACGCCACGCGAGACGTACGTTACGATGGCGACGCGCTCAAGGACGCCTTCCAGATACTCGGCTGACCCCGCACTGAGTAGGCGGATCCCCCGCCGTTCTGGCTCTAGTTTGACGGTTCTTCCTTATCGGCGGCAGCCAACCCGGATGGGAGCCGGAGGCTTTACGAGCGAGTAGGACAGGACGGCCTCCCGCAGCCTTTGTACAGAGTTGCTCGACCGTGGGCCCGGGTAGTCAAAGTCCTAAAAGGAACGGCGCCTTCCCCTTTCACCCTTGCACTTCTCACCCGGAGACGTCACACAACGTGGAAGGCCGCGTTCTTTCTACCCATTTTAGGTAACGCTTTGATAACACCGTTGCGTCAATGCGTTTGACGAATTGAGAGTTACATCAATCGTTTGCAGCAATGCCTCAAACGATTGATGTAGGAGGATCAAACGATTGATACAAATCTCGAAAGGAGGCGAGCGGATCGGTGTCGTTGGTGACCCTGAGGGACATCGCAAAAGAAGTCGGCGTATCCATCTCTGCGGTCTCGCTCGTCCTTAATGACCGCGGTGATGGTCGTGTGAACGCAGAGGCAGCGGCAAGAATTAGGGCGGTTGCTGAGGAGCTTGGCTATGTCCCGAACTTGTTGGCCAGGGGCCTGAAAACCAAGCAGTCTCTAACTATCGGGTTGCTTTCCGATGGTGTGGCCTCTACGGCATTTGCAGGACCGATGATCGCTGGCGCACAAACAGTCGCTGCCGAATTCGGCTACTTACTGATGCTCATCGACACTGTAGGCATGTCCGGGCTGGAAGCTCCTGCAGTGAAGGCGCTGCTTCAGCGGAACATTGAAGGGCTGATTGTGGCGCCTGATTATCACGCGATTGTGGAGTTGCCGCGTGTGCCTCGTTCATTGCCAATTGTGGTCTTGGACGGCCGCCCTGAGGACGCCTCCATGTCGGACTGGGTCGTGCCTGATGAGACGGGAGGCGCCTTTACCGCAACCCGGCACCTTATTGAGGCAGGTCATCGTCGCATTGCCATGTGCAATTTGGACGACAAACGGTACATAGCAACCGCTTTACGCAGGCGGGGCTACGAAGAAGCGCTGCGGACCGCAGGCATCGTGCCGGACCCTTCTCTTCATGTGCTGGCCAAGGAACTTACAGCCGCGGCGGCAAGGGAAGCAGCGCGGGACGTGTTGTCGAGGCCAGATCGGCCCACCGCCGTGTTCTGTTTTTCGGACAGATTGGCCTTCGGCGTTTATCAGGCCGCCGCGCAGCTGGGTCTGCGGATCCCCGAAGACCTGTCCATCGTTGGTTTCGATAACCACGCCTTTGTTGCCGAGAGCCTTCTTCCCGGCCTGACTACGGTGCAGTTGCCTCACCACGACATGGGCGTCTGGGCAGCAAGGCGCCTCATTGAGCGCAGCCAGGAAAGCGGTGAACCCGGCCCCGTTGTCTCACAACTTACTCATTGCCCGTTAGTGCAACGAGCCTCCGTCGGCCCACCACGGACGTAATCCCCCCACTTTTGTAATCACAAAGAATCCGAGCGCACTGCTTCGGACATGCAGTCCTGCCCTCAGGGGCATCGGCTGCCAACTCAGAGAGGAGTTCGCACCATGCGAGCAATTTCCCGTCGCCAGGTTCTTGCAGGTCTTGGCGCACTCAGCGTCAGCGCCCTGGCTCTTACCGCATGCAACCCGTCCAGCCAGCAGAGCGGGTCGTCCGGCAGCGGTACATTCAAGATTTTGCAGTACGAAGACCCCACGACACCGCAGGGCCAGGGATGGCAGAAGGCGGTCGAGCTGTTCAAGGCGAAGCATCCGGATGTGAACGTTGATGTTCAACAGACGAGCTTCGAGGCGTTCCGGCAGAACGCAAAAATTCTATTGAGCGGTAATGACGTCCCCGATGTCGTCGAGTTCAATAAAGGCAATGCCGATGGCGGTCAGCTCGCCTCCCAAGGCCTCCTGGAATCGCTGAACGATGCAGTAGCCAAGTTCGGATGGGATAAGAAAGTCACCGGTTCCATGGCGGCCTTCGCCAAGTATGACCAGGACGGCAAGGCCGGCTCCGGTGACTGGTACGGCATCCCCAACGTGGGTGAGTACGTGTACTTCTACTACAACAAAGCGAAGTTCGCCAAGGCAGGGATCACTGAAACGCCGAAGGACCTTGCGTCTTTTGAAATGGCCATGGACAAGTTGAAGGCCGCCGGCGAACTGCCCATATCAAGCTCCGCCAGCACCAGCCAGGGCTTCAACCAGATGTGGGTCTGGTACTCCCTGATCTCCGCCCAGGCCAGCCGCAAGGAAATCGACGACTTCATGTTCATCAAGGACAAGACTGATTTCCATTCAGGTGCCTGGAAGAGTGGAACAGAACGTTTCCAGCAGTGGATCGATAAGGGCTACGTGGGTGACCAGCTCGGAGGCCTCTCCTTCGAACAGGCTACCGTCAACTTCCTTTCCGAAAAGGCCGCGATGCTTCCCTGGAACAACGGCATGTTCGCCCGGATCAGAAAGGACGCATCCTTCGACTGGGGATTCTTCATCATGCCAGGGGCCAAGCTCTCCATGGGGTCCTCAGGGCACCTCTGGGGCGTTCCCGCCAAGTCCAAAAACAAGGAGCTGGCCTACGACTGGATTGAAACCACCCTCAGCCCCGAAGTCCAGAACCTCATCGGCCAAAAGGGCGGCCTGCCCCTGGCAGGCGACATCAATGCCATCTCCGACCCCCTGACCAAGGAACTTACCGAAAAGTTCAATGACGTAGTGAAGGCAGACACGCTTTCCTTCTACCCGGACTACCCTGTGCCCGGTTTCCTGGATTTCATCCAAAACCACATGCAGGCCATGTCGAACAAGAACGAAACCGCCTCACAGTACCTCGACGCCCTGCAGACCTTCTACGACAAGGGCACCAAGAGCTAGCACTCAATCAAGGGAACGGGGCGAAGTACTCCGGCTTTGCCCCGTTCCTGACATCCCTCATCCTCTAACGAATGGAATTTCGCCGTGAGCAAAGGACTGGCGCGAGGACTGCGCCGACCGAGCGGCTACTGGCTATATCTCGTACCGATCTTCATCGGTTTTCTGGCCGTGGTCGGTATCCCTTTTGCGACTAACATCTACTTCTCCCTTTTCCGATGGAAGGGCGGGGCAGCGCCGATGCGCTGGAATGGCCTGGGGAACTACGCCGCGTTGTTTGCCGATGTCGAGTTCTGGACATCTTTGCGCAACTCAATTTTTATGGTGATCGCCATTGTGGTGATCCCCACGGTGATTGGCCTTCTCCTGGCCGCGCTGCTTACCGAAACCATTGGCCGGCGCTTTGGACCTAAGATCGCCAGCTTCCTCCGGGCCACCTACTATCTTCCCCAGATTCTGCCGATTGCCGTCGCCGGCTTCATGTGGAGCTGGATCCTCGACCCCTCCAACGGCGCCATCAACAGCTTCCTTCGCTCCATCCAGATAACCGGCCCCGACTGGCTCGGAAACCCTGACCTGGCCATCTACGCGGTGATGCTGATGCTGATCTGGCTCCAAATTGGATACCCCCTGGTTATCTTCATGGCAGCCTTGTCCCGAGTGGACCCGGAGCTCTACGAGGCTGCTGCATTGGACGGCGCCGGGAAGTGGCGGCAGTTCATCGCCATTTCCGTACCTACCATCAGACCGGAAATCTTCATCGTGGTACTGACAGCCACCGTGGCCGCGCTGAAGGTCTTCGCCCCGATCCTGATCCTGACCGGAGGCGGACCGGAAGGGTCAACCGTCGTTCCCTCTTACTACGCCTACCGCAACTTCTTCGAACTGTCACAGGTGGGATACGGCTCCGCAATCTCCACCGTTATGGCCCTTGTAATCTTTGCCATTGCAGCCCTCATGCTGTGGTGGCAGCGCAGGCAGGAAGCACGATGAGCACCACACAGACCCGGCAGACGACAGTCAATCTGACGCCCAACCCCCAACGTACTCGCGCTCAAGGCAGAACGCCCAGCGAGTGGGTGCTGCTTGCCGTTGCCGTCATTGCCGGCGCCGCCATCTTCGCGCCCTTCGGCTTGATCATCCTCAACGCCTTTAAATCCACGCAGGACTATTCAAGCCACGGGCCCTTGAGCTGGCCCACATCATTGTCCATCGACGCCTTCATCAATTACCTGGGCAGGGTTAACTTCGGCCAAGCCTTCTGGAACTCCCTCATCATCTCGCTCTTCGTTGCAGCGATAGCAGTTGTGCTCTCCCTTATGAGCGCCTACCCCCTTGGAATAGGCCGCGTAAAAGCAAATGGTTCAGTCCTGGCCGTACTGCTGGTAGCCACCATGCTCCCGCACGAAGCCCTCATCTACCCGCTGTTTTATGGAGCCCAGGCCACGGGAACCTTTAATACGGTGTGGAGCGTCATCATCGTTTTCTCTGTGCTGCAGGCAGCGTACGGAACATACCTCTTGGCTAGTGTCATGGGCGCGATCCCCAAGGAACTGATCGAGGCAGCCCAGCTGGACGGAGCCACCCGCTGGCAGATCCTGTGGCGGATCCTGGTCCCCATCCTCCGACCCAGCCTGGCAGTACTGGTGGTGTTCTTCTTCATCTGGACCTGGAATGAGTTCTATATTCCCGTCGTACTTCTATCAGACCAGTCGTCCCAAACAGTTCCGATCGCCCTAGCCACGCTCCGCGGCCAGCACAACATCGACATCACGGTGCTCAACGCGGGATCGCTGCTGTCGCTGTTGCCAACCCTCGTTTTCTTCCTGCTCTTCCAGCGCACCCTTGTGCGTGGCGTCGCGGCCGGAGCCGTCAAGTAAGCCATTCAGGCTACGAAAATCCCACTGAAAGGAACCCTCAGTGACCATCCAATGGGCCACTATGCCCCAGGGCGTCAGCAGCCGATCCATCAACGCCGAAAACTTCACCGGCACCCCAGGTCAAGGCGCAAAAGCCTCCTCCAACCTCGGCCCTGGCCGCAAGGGATCCGCCTGGATCAACATCCCTCCAGGTGAAACTGCCACCCTGGCCGAAATCGAAGGACCGGGAGTAATCCGGCACATCTGGCTTACCGTGGACCACCGCAC
This genomic interval from Pseudarthrobacter chlorophenolicus A6 contains the following:
- a CDS encoding LacI family DNA-binding transcriptional regulator; protein product: MAKKPTLRDVSEATGLSSYTVSRALSNGPDVSAASRKLVLKAARELGYVPNRAAQELRKKSRSSVAVITASTSNYYYLDLMKGVQRVLRVSGRNAVVADIAAEGVYTPEVEDAIVQDLIQSRTAGIITTLTLSSENVKLLESWDIPVVFVDSAPPEDATQVPSILTDNYAASMKAGAHLARHGYTDWLFLAYPGRWSTRAERERGLQEAATKHGAALRVLETENDSDSACKTLSSYLNTPGRTLPRAIIAGNNPLLHGVLTALKQREIVVPTQVALMAFDEFAWAPLLDPPLTVVDEDSESIGVLAAQTLTRILDGQLEAERRGDPPVPSYRPEDRREVNADLIVRQSCGC
- a CDS encoding LacI family DNA-binding transcriptional regulator yields the protein MSLVTLRDIAKEVGVSISAVSLVLNDRGDGRVNAEAAARIRAVAEELGYVPNLLARGLKTKQSLTIGLLSDGVASTAFAGPMIAGAQTVAAEFGYLLMLIDTVGMSGLEAPAVKALLQRNIEGLIVAPDYHAIVELPRVPRSLPIVVLDGRPEDASMSDWVVPDETGGAFTATRHLIEAGHRRIAMCNLDDKRYIATALRRRGYEEALRTAGIVPDPSLHVLAKELTAAAAREAARDVLSRPDRPTAVFCFSDRLAFGVYQAAAQLGLRIPEDLSIVGFDNHAFVAESLLPGLTTVQLPHHDMGVWAARRLIERSQESGEPGPVVSQLTHCPLVQRASVGPPRT
- a CDS encoding ABC transporter substrate-binding protein codes for the protein MRAISRRQVLAGLGALSVSALALTACNPSSQQSGSSGSGTFKILQYEDPTTPQGQGWQKAVELFKAKHPDVNVDVQQTSFEAFRQNAKILLSGNDVPDVVEFNKGNADGGQLASQGLLESLNDAVAKFGWDKKVTGSMAAFAKYDQDGKAGSGDWYGIPNVGEYVYFYYNKAKFAKAGITETPKDLASFEMAMDKLKAAGELPISSSASTSQGFNQMWVWYSLISAQASRKEIDDFMFIKDKTDFHSGAWKSGTERFQQWIDKGYVGDQLGGLSFEQATVNFLSEKAAMLPWNNGMFARIRKDASFDWGFFIMPGAKLSMGSSGHLWGVPAKSKNKELAYDWIETTLSPEVQNLIGQKGGLPLAGDINAISDPLTKELTEKFNDVVKADTLSFYPDYPVPGFLDFIQNHMQAMSNKNETASQYLDALQTFYDKGTKS
- a CDS encoding carbohydrate ABC transporter permease; its protein translation is MSKGLARGLRRPSGYWLYLVPIFIGFLAVVGIPFATNIYFSLFRWKGGAAPMRWNGLGNYAALFADVEFWTSLRNSIFMVIAIVVIPTVIGLLLAALLTETIGRRFGPKIASFLRATYYLPQILPIAVAGFMWSWILDPSNGAINSFLRSIQITGPDWLGNPDLAIYAVMLMLIWLQIGYPLVIFMAALSRVDPELYEAAALDGAGKWRQFIAISVPTIRPEIFIVVLTATVAALKVFAPILILTGGGPEGSTVVPSYYAYRNFFELSQVGYGSAISTVMALVIFAIAALMLWWQRRQEAR
- a CDS encoding carbohydrate ABC transporter permease, with protein sequence MSTTQTRQTTVNLTPNPQRTRAQGRTPSEWVLLAVAVIAGAAIFAPFGLIILNAFKSTQDYSSHGPLSWPTSLSIDAFINYLGRVNFGQAFWNSLIISLFVAAIAVVLSLMSAYPLGIGRVKANGSVLAVLLVATMLPHEALIYPLFYGAQATGTFNTVWSVIIVFSVLQAAYGTYLLASVMGAIPKELIEAAQLDGATRWQILWRILVPILRPSLAVLVVFFFIWTWNEFYIPVVLLSDQSSQTVPIALATLRGQHNIDITVLNAGSLLSLLPTLVFFLLFQRTLVRGVAAGAVK